A genomic window from Methanobrevibacter sp. includes:
- a CDS encoding nitrous oxide reductase family maturation protein NosD, whose translation MNKKIIILLFVCFTCLLLISTVNATDKSNNNLTSQSNSYQVTNELSNDDIQVIFDNANDGDTIQFTSKEYRNISIVVDKKLNVISSAHSKVYASDSVTSKAQELGIDKTFGFYFTRNSVGSVLSGITITSNFNDYGVIVDSSDNTTVKNNVITGGNKAGVLIKDSKYVTVSFNSISKSTGDGLQLKDVGFSTIRNNTISYNQRSGIETSNIDNNTIVYNDIHHNVLNGITLQNKSYGNTIKHNNAYENLNGIFINSTSTYDVINANSFTSNRKNPSIKETGGVYETGNGLLFGSGFITKKENTPGRLEVKYNVLAHNEMYQAKNNPELPVFKLGDNWFDSTDDSNTFVCPMLLAGIMKLGTVSVKNGIGLQMYDTKGEAVKEFGTFDTKVNIDGNQYSAKFVNGKATIDANLDPDKEYDIEVMVGGEPVKYKYKAASGEKDDNQDSTSSDSTDGIMGADGSSSQTSTDSVTGGTAKGNGNQQNGTSNSAHFSSNKNSGVYGTNASGTRQDSSDNGQDVQTDGDLNAGDASEGEVSQEGKAYEVVPPSKISKEVTDTSGLVVLSIVSLMGCLIYGYRRKSDLD comes from the coding sequence ATGAATAAAAAGATAATTATTCTTTTATTTGTATGTTTTACATGTTTATTGCTAATTTCAACAGTTAATGCAACTGATAAGTCCAATAATAATTTAACTTCACAAAGTAATTCCTATCAGGTTACAAATGAATTGTCCAACGATGATATACAGGTTATCTTTGACAATGCAAATGACGGGGATACAATTCAGTTTACTTCAAAAGAGTATAGAAATATATCTATTGTAGTGGATAAGAAGTTGAATGTTATTTCCAGTGCTCACAGCAAGGTTTATGCTTCCGATAGCGTTACCAGCAAAGCTCAGGAATTAGGAATAGACAAAACTTTCGGTTTTTACTTCACACGCAATAGTGTCGGAAGCGTCTTGTCAGGAATAACTATCACATCCAATTTCAATGATTATGGTGTTATTGTTGATTCATCAGACAATACGACAGTTAAAAATAATGTCATCACTGGTGGAAACAAAGCAGGAGTTCTTATTAAGGATTCAAAGTATGTGACTGTAAGTTTTAACTCAATTTCAAAATCAACAGGTGATGGGCTCCAGCTCAAGGATGTTGGATTCAGTACAATTAGAAACAATACAATATCTTATAATCAAAGGTCCGGAATCGAGACCTCAAATATAGATAACAACACTATTGTTTATAATGATATCCATCACAATGTGTTGAACGGAATAACTCTGCAAAATAAATCTTATGGGAATACAATTAAGCACAACAATGCTTATGAGAATCTTAATGGAATTTTCATCAATTCTACCTCAACATATGATGTAATCAATGCAAATTCATTTACAAGCAATCGTAAAAACCCTTCAATCAAAGAAACAGGGGGAGTTTACGAGACAGGAAACGGACTCCTATTTGGTTCAGGATTCATAACCAAAAAGGAAAATACTCCGGGAAGACTTGAAGTCAAATACAATGTTTTGGCCCATAATGAGATGTATCAGGCCAAAAACAATCCTGAATTGCCTGTATTCAAATTAGGTGACAACTGGTTTGATTCAACAGATGATTCAAATACCTTTGTATGCCCTATGCTTCTTGCAGGTATTATGAAACTGGGAACCGTATCTGTTAAAAACGGTATTGGTCTTCAGATGTATGATACAAAAGGTGAAGCGGTAAAGGAATTCGGAACATTTGACACAAAAGTCAACATTGACGGAAATCAGTATTCTGCTAAATTTGTAAATGGTAAGGCTACTATTGATGCAAACTTGGATCCTGACAAGGAGTATGATATTGAAGTAATGGTTGGAGGGGAGCCTGTAAAATATAAGTATAAAGCAGCCTCCGGTGAAAAAGATGATAACCAGGACTCCACATCTTCAGATTCAACTGATGGTATTATGGGAGCAGACGGTTCCAGTTCACAGACTTCAACCGATTCAGTAACTGGTGGAACAGCAAAAGGAAATGGAAACCAACAGAATGGTACTTCCAATAGTGCACATTTCTCCAGCAACAAAAATTCTGGAGTTTATGGTACAAATGCCTCAGGGACACGTCAGGACTCATCAGATAATGGGCAGGATGTTCAAACCGATGGGGATTTGAATGCTGGTGATGCCAGTGAAGGTGAAGTATCCCAGGAAGGTAAAGCATATGAAGTAGTTCCTCCAAGTAAAATCTCAAAAGAAGTTACAGATACATCAGGCCTTGTTGTATTGAGTATCGTTTCTTTGATGGGATGTTTAATATATGGATACAGACGAAAAAGTGATTTAGATTAA